The Manis javanica isolate MJ-LG chromosome 4, MJ_LKY, whole genome shotgun sequence genome contains a region encoding:
- the IPP gene encoding actin-binding protein IPP isoform X3 has product MANEGYPKAGDSPFSSDKHAQLILARISKMRSEQHFCDVQLQVGKETFKVHRLVLAASSPYFAALFSGGMKESSKDVVQILGIEAGIFQILLDFIYTGIVNIGVNNVQELIVAADMLQLTEVVNLCCEFLKGQIDPLNCIGIFQFSEQIACHDLLEFTENYIHVHFLEVHSGEEFLALTKDQLIKILRSEELSIEDEYQVFLAAMQWILKDLGKRRKYVVEVLDPIRFPLLPPQRLLKYIEGISDFNLRVALQTLLKEYCEVCKSPKENKFCSFLQTSKVRPRKKARKYLYVVGGYTRLQGGRWSDSRALSCVERFDTFSQYWTTVSSLHQARCGLGVAVLGGMVYAIGGEKDSMIFDCTECYDPVTKQWTTAASMNHPRCGLGVCVCYGAIYALGGWVGAEIGNTIERFDPDENKWEVVGNMAMSRYYFGCCEIQGLIYVIGGISNEGIELRSFEVYDPLSKRWSPLPPMGTRRAYLGVATLNDCIYSIGGRNETQDVLHTVEKYSFEEGLQRRCM; this is encoded by the exons ATGGCTAATGAGGGCTATCCCAAGGCTGGTGATAGTCCTTTTTCATCAGATAAACATGCCCAACTCATCTTGGCCCGGATCAGTAAAATGAGAAGTGAACAGCATTTCTGTGATGTGCAGTTGCAAGTTGGGAAGGAAACCTTTAAAGTTCACCGGCTGGTTTTGGCTGCCAGTAGTCCTTACTTTGCAGCTTTGTTCTCTGGAGGAATGAAAGAGTCCTCAAAGGATGTTGTACAGATTCTAGGAATTGAAGCTGGAATCTTTCAAATACTTCTAGATTTCATTTACACAG GTATAGTGAACATAGGTGTGAATAATGTGCAAGAGTTGATTGTTGCAGCAGACATGCTACAGTTGACTGAAGTTGTTAATCTTTGTTGTGAATTCCTGAAAGGACAAATTGATCCACTGAACTGCATTGGGATATTTCAGTTCTCTGAGCAGATTGCCTGCCATGATCTTTTGGAATTCACGGAAAACTACATTCATGTCCATTTCTTAGAGGTTCATAGTGGGGAAGAGTTCCTGGCACTTACAAAAGATCAGCTGATCAAAATTTTGCGGAGTGAAGAGCTTAGCATTGAGGATGAATACCAGGTCTTCCTAGCTGCAATGCAGTGGATTCTGAAAGAtctgggaaagagaagaaaatatgtgGTGGAAGTGCTAGACCCAATTCGATTCCCTTTGTTACCTCCTCAGAGGCTTTTAAAGTATATAGAAG GAATATCTGATTTTAATCTTCGTGTTGCATTGCAAACACTTTTGAAAGAGTACTGTGAGGTGTGCAAATCTCCCAAAGAGAACAAGTTCTGTAGTTTCCTGCAGACATCTAAGGTTCGACCTcggaagaaagcaagaaagtacCTGTATGTAGTAG GTGGATATACTCGGTTGCAGGGAGGTCGTTGGAGTGACAGCAGAGCCCTCAGCTGTGTGGAACGTTTTGACACTTTTAGCCAGTACTGGACCACTGTGTCTTCACTTCATCAGGCTCGATGTGGGCTGGGAGTAGCAGTTCTGGGAGGGATGGTCTATGCTATTGGAG GTGAAAAGGATTCAATGATTTTTGACTGTACAGAATGCTATGATCCAGTTACTAAACAGTGGACAACTGCAGCTTCAATGAATCACCCCCGCTGTGGcttaggagtgtgtgtgtgttatggggCTATCTATGCTTTGG GTGGATGGGTTGGAGCTGAGATAGGGAACACCATTGAACGATTTGATCCTGATGAAAATAAATGGGAAGTAGTTGGCAACATGGCTATGTCACGCTACTACTTTGGGTGTTGTGAAATACAAg GTTTAATTTATGTAATTGGGGGCATCAGCAATGAAGGAATAGAGCTTCGTTCTTTTGAAGTTTATGACCCGCTTTCCAAGCGCTGGTCTCCCCTTCCTCCAATGGGAACGAGGAGAGCATATCTTGGGGTGGCCACACTCAATGACTGCATCTATTCTATTGGAGGGCGGAATGAGACACAAGATGTTCTTCACACTGTTGAAAAATACTCCTTTGAAGAG GGACTCCAGAGAAGATGCATGTAA
- the IPP gene encoding actin-binding protein IPP isoform X2, with protein MANEGYPKAGDSPFSSDKHAQLILARISKMRSEQHFCDVQLQVGKETFKVHRLVLAASSPYFAALFSGGMKESSKDVVQILGIEAGIFQILLDFIYTGIVNIGVNNVQELIVAADMLQLTEVVNLCCEFLKGQIDPLNCIGIFQFSEQIACHDLLEFTENYIHVHFLEVHSGEEFLALTKDQLIKILRSEELSIEDEYQVFLAAMQWILKDLGKRRKYVVEVLDPIRFPLLPPQRLLKYIEGISDFNLRVALQTLLKEYCEVCKSPKENKFCSFLQTSKVRPRKKARKYLYVVGGYTRLQGGRWSDSRALSCVERFDTFSQYWTTVSSLHQARCGLGVAVLGGMVYAIGGEKDSMIFDCTECYDPVTKQWTTAASMNHPRCGLGVCVCYGAIYALGGWVGAEIGNTIERFDPDENKWEVVGNMAMSRYYFGCCEIQGLIYVIGGISNEGIELRSFEVYDPLSKRWSPLPPMGTRRAYLGVATLNDCIYSIGGRNETQDVLHTVEKYSFEEVSQPAESSQQSSGR; from the exons ATGGCTAATGAGGGCTATCCCAAGGCTGGTGATAGTCCTTTTTCATCAGATAAACATGCCCAACTCATCTTGGCCCGGATCAGTAAAATGAGAAGTGAACAGCATTTCTGTGATGTGCAGTTGCAAGTTGGGAAGGAAACCTTTAAAGTTCACCGGCTGGTTTTGGCTGCCAGTAGTCCTTACTTTGCAGCTTTGTTCTCTGGAGGAATGAAAGAGTCCTCAAAGGATGTTGTACAGATTCTAGGAATTGAAGCTGGAATCTTTCAAATACTTCTAGATTTCATTTACACAG GTATAGTGAACATAGGTGTGAATAATGTGCAAGAGTTGATTGTTGCAGCAGACATGCTACAGTTGACTGAAGTTGTTAATCTTTGTTGTGAATTCCTGAAAGGACAAATTGATCCACTGAACTGCATTGGGATATTTCAGTTCTCTGAGCAGATTGCCTGCCATGATCTTTTGGAATTCACGGAAAACTACATTCATGTCCATTTCTTAGAGGTTCATAGTGGGGAAGAGTTCCTGGCACTTACAAAAGATCAGCTGATCAAAATTTTGCGGAGTGAAGAGCTTAGCATTGAGGATGAATACCAGGTCTTCCTAGCTGCAATGCAGTGGATTCTGAAAGAtctgggaaagagaagaaaatatgtgGTGGAAGTGCTAGACCCAATTCGATTCCCTTTGTTACCTCCTCAGAGGCTTTTAAAGTATATAGAAG GAATATCTGATTTTAATCTTCGTGTTGCATTGCAAACACTTTTGAAAGAGTACTGTGAGGTGTGCAAATCTCCCAAAGAGAACAAGTTCTGTAGTTTCCTGCAGACATCTAAGGTTCGACCTcggaagaaagcaagaaagtacCTGTATGTAGTAG GTGGATATACTCGGTTGCAGGGAGGTCGTTGGAGTGACAGCAGAGCCCTCAGCTGTGTGGAACGTTTTGACACTTTTAGCCAGTACTGGACCACTGTGTCTTCACTTCATCAGGCTCGATGTGGGCTGGGAGTAGCAGTTCTGGGAGGGATGGTCTATGCTATTGGAG GTGAAAAGGATTCAATGATTTTTGACTGTACAGAATGCTATGATCCAGTTACTAAACAGTGGACAACTGCAGCTTCAATGAATCACCCCCGCTGTGGcttaggagtgtgtgtgtgttatggggCTATCTATGCTTTGG GTGGATGGGTTGGAGCTGAGATAGGGAACACCATTGAACGATTTGATCCTGATGAAAATAAATGGGAAGTAGTTGGCAACATGGCTATGTCACGCTACTACTTTGGGTGTTGTGAAATACAAg GTTTAATTTATGTAATTGGGGGCATCAGCAATGAAGGAATAGAGCTTCGTTCTTTTGAAGTTTATGACCCGCTTTCCAAGCGCTGGTCTCCCCTTCCTCCAATGGGAACGAGGAGAGCATATCTTGGGGTGGCCACACTCAATGACTGCATCTATTCTATTGGAGGGCGGAATGAGACACAAGATGTTCTTCACACTGTTGAAAAATACTCCTTTGAAGAG
- the IPP gene encoding actin-binding protein IPP isoform X4 — MANEGYPKAGDSPFSSDKHAQLILARISKMRSEQHFCDVQLQVGKETFKVHRLVLAASSPYFAALFSGGMKESSKDVVQILGIEAGIFQILLDFIYTGIVNIGVNNVQELIVAADMLQLTEVVNLCCEFLKGQIDPLNCIGIFQFSEQIACHDLLEFTENYIHVHFLEVHSGEEFLALTKDQLIKILRSEELSIEDEYQVFLAAMQWILKDLGKRRKYVVEVLDPIRFPLLPPQRLLKYIEGISDFNLRVALQTLLKEYCEVCKSPKENKFCSFLQTSKVRPRKKARKYLYVVGGYTRLQGGRWSDSRALSCVERFDTFSQYWTTVSSLHQARCGLGVAVLGGMVYAIGGEKDSMIFDCTECYDPVTKQWTTAASMNHPRCGLGVCVCYGAIYALGGWVGAEIGNTIERFDPDENKWEVVGNMAMSRYYFGCCEIQGKGNKNKNEQVGLHQAKKLLYRKGYHQ, encoded by the exons ATGGCTAATGAGGGCTATCCCAAGGCTGGTGATAGTCCTTTTTCATCAGATAAACATGCCCAACTCATCTTGGCCCGGATCAGTAAAATGAGAAGTGAACAGCATTTCTGTGATGTGCAGTTGCAAGTTGGGAAGGAAACCTTTAAAGTTCACCGGCTGGTTTTGGCTGCCAGTAGTCCTTACTTTGCAGCTTTGTTCTCTGGAGGAATGAAAGAGTCCTCAAAGGATGTTGTACAGATTCTAGGAATTGAAGCTGGAATCTTTCAAATACTTCTAGATTTCATTTACACAG GTATAGTGAACATAGGTGTGAATAATGTGCAAGAGTTGATTGTTGCAGCAGACATGCTACAGTTGACTGAAGTTGTTAATCTTTGTTGTGAATTCCTGAAAGGACAAATTGATCCACTGAACTGCATTGGGATATTTCAGTTCTCTGAGCAGATTGCCTGCCATGATCTTTTGGAATTCACGGAAAACTACATTCATGTCCATTTCTTAGAGGTTCATAGTGGGGAAGAGTTCCTGGCACTTACAAAAGATCAGCTGATCAAAATTTTGCGGAGTGAAGAGCTTAGCATTGAGGATGAATACCAGGTCTTCCTAGCTGCAATGCAGTGGATTCTGAAAGAtctgggaaagagaagaaaatatgtgGTGGAAGTGCTAGACCCAATTCGATTCCCTTTGTTACCTCCTCAGAGGCTTTTAAAGTATATAGAAG GAATATCTGATTTTAATCTTCGTGTTGCATTGCAAACACTTTTGAAAGAGTACTGTGAGGTGTGCAAATCTCCCAAAGAGAACAAGTTCTGTAGTTTCCTGCAGACATCTAAGGTTCGACCTcggaagaaagcaagaaagtacCTGTATGTAGTAG GTGGATATACTCGGTTGCAGGGAGGTCGTTGGAGTGACAGCAGAGCCCTCAGCTGTGTGGAACGTTTTGACACTTTTAGCCAGTACTGGACCACTGTGTCTTCACTTCATCAGGCTCGATGTGGGCTGGGAGTAGCAGTTCTGGGAGGGATGGTCTATGCTATTGGAG GTGAAAAGGATTCAATGATTTTTGACTGTACAGAATGCTATGATCCAGTTACTAAACAGTGGACAACTGCAGCTTCAATGAATCACCCCCGCTGTGGcttaggagtgtgtgtgtgttatggggCTATCTATGCTTTGG GTGGATGGGTTGGAGCTGAGATAGGGAACACCATTGAACGATTTGATCCTGATGAAAATAAATGGGAAGTAGTTGGCAACATGGCTATGTCACGCTACTACTTTGGGTGTTGTGAAATACAAg gcaagggaaacaaaaacaaaaatgaacaagtgggactacatcaagctaaaaagcttctgtacaggaaaggataccatcagtag